TTTTTATAATTTAATAAAGTTTTTTTTTGTTTTTAGGCTTTTGGAGAGACATTGACTTTTTGCTTACAAGGAGTTAAGTTGGGCAAGAAGTTTTTTATAAATAACTCAAAAATGGATATTAGCTTCATCAGACCAAAATATTGGGATTAGAAAATGAAACAAACTTATGTGAATAGAGAAGAAATTTTAATTTTAGCAAAAATTTCAGCTTTAGAATTAAGCGAAGAACTTATCCAAGAATACGAAACTTCCTTAAACGAAGTCATTAAAACTATGGAAGCATCCATATCTATGGATGTAACAGATGTAGCGGTTGAGATTGCTCTATCACATGTGATCAATCCTGAAGATTTGCGAGAGGATACTGTTACTTCAAATTTCTCACGTGAGGAGTTTCTTGTTAATGTTCCCGAGTCTTTGGGGGGATTAGTGAAGGTGCCCACAGTAATAAAGTAGAGATAAGACGTAGGAAGATATGTATCAAAAGAGTGCCTTAGAGTTAAGAAACGCGTTAGTTACTGGAGAATCTTCAGCAACAGCAATCGTAGAGTATTTTTATAATAGAATAGAAACCGAAGATAATCGCATAGGAGCATTTCTCTCTCTTTGTAAAGAAAGAGCATATGAGAAAGCTGCAACTGTAGATGAAAAATTAGCAAGAGGGGAGCCCTTAGGGAAGCTCGCAGGGGTTCCCATAGGAATAAAAGATAATATCCATATTTCTGGATTACCTACGACTTGCGCTTCTAAAATGTTGGAAAATTACATAGCGCCTTTCGATGCTACGGTAGTGAGACACATAGAAGATGAAGATGGAATTATCTTAGGCAAACTCAACATGGATGAGTTTGCTATGGGATCAACAACTCAGTATTCTGCTTTTCATCCTACAAAGAATCCTTGGAATTTATCTTGTGTTCCTGGGGGATCCTCAGGAGGCTCTGCAGCAGCAGTAGCTTCAAGGTTCTGTCCCATAGCTTTAGGGTCTGATACTGGAGGATCCATACGTCAGCCTGCGGCTTTTTGTGGTGTTGTTGGATTTAAGCCTTCCTACGGTGCGGTATCACGCTATGGTTTGGTAGCTTTTGGTTCTTCATTAGATCAGATAGGCCCTATAACAACAGTTGTTGAAGACGTTGCTCTTGCAATGGATGTCTTTTCTGGAAAGGACGTAAAAGACGCTACTTCTCAGAAATTTTTCTCAGGATCTTTTCAAAATGCTTTATCTTTAGAAGTTCCGAGTTTAGTCGGAGTTCCTAAGGGATTTTTAGAAGGCTTACGAGAGGATATTAAAGAGAACTTCTTTGAATCTTTAAATGTTTTAGAGCGTCAAGGTAGTCGGATTGTAGACGTTGATCTGGATATTTTAGAGCATGCGGTTTCCGTGTATTATATTGTAGCTTCTGCCGAAGCTACAACAAATTTAGCGAGATTTGATGGTATCCGTTATGGATACAGATCTCCGGAAGCGCATACTATGGAAGATGTATATACAATTTCCCGAGCTGAAGGTTTTGGTAGGGAAGTTATGCGTAGAATCCTTTTAGGAAACTACGTTTTATCTGCTGAACGTCAAAACGTTTATTATAAAAAAGGCACAGCAATTCGAACGAAAATTATCCAAGCTTTCCAAAAAGCTTACGAGGTATGCGATGTAATTGCTATGCCGGTATGTTCTTGCCCGGCATTTCCAGTTGGGGAAATCTTAGATCCTACATCTTTATACCTTCAAGACATCTACACAGTTGCTGTGAACCTTGCTTATTTACCTGCTATAGCGGTTCCCTCGGGCTTTTCCCGAGAGGGCTTGCCTTTAGGATTTCAGATAATAGGACAACAAGGACAAGACCAGCAAGTATGTCAGGTGGGTTATAGCTTCCAAGAACATGCAGGAATTAAGAAATTATATCCTAAGGGAAGTAAGGAAATCGTTGATGGGGGAATAAAGTAATGAGCGAAGTTTATTCTGACTGGGAATCCGTCATAGGTCTTGAAGTCCACGTAGAGTTGAATACAGCATCAAAATTATTTAGTGGTGCGCGTAACCGTTTTGGTGATGAGCCTAATACAAATATCTCTACAGTGTGTACGGGATTACCAGGGTCTCTTCCTGTATTAAATAAAGAAGCTGTTCGCAAGGCCATTTTATTTGGCTGTGCTGTTCAGGGTGAGGTGGCCTTACTTAGCCGTTTTGACAGAAAGTCTTATTTTTATCCTGATAGTCCTAGGAATTTTCAAATTACCCAATTTGAGCATCCTATTGTTCGTGGTGGTCACGTAAAAGCAATAGTTCAAGGTGAAGAGCGTTATTTTGAGCTTGCCCAAGCACATATTGAAGATGATGCTGGTATGCTAAAACATTTTGGTGAATTTGCTGGTGTGGACTATAACCGTGCAGGCGTCCCTTTAATAGAGATTGTCTCCAAGCCTTGTATGTTTTGTTCTGAAGATGCTGTTGCTTATGCTACCGCTCTTGTATCCTTGTTAGATTACATTGGGATTTCCGATTGTAATATGGAAGAGGGCTCCGTACGTTTTGACGTAAACATATCGGTACGTCCTAAAGGTAGCGATGAGCTGCGTAATAAAGTAGAAATTAAAAACATGAACTCTTTTGCTTTTATGGCGCAGGCTTTAGAAGCTGAAAAGTGCCGTCAAGTAGACGAATATCTTTCAAATCCTAGTAAGGATCCTAAAACTGTAATTCCTGGAGCGACATATCGCTGGGATCCCGAAAAGAAAAAAACGATATTGATGCGTCTTAAAGAGCGCGCTGAAGATTATAAATATTTTATTGAGCCTGATCTCCCTGTATTGCAACTAACAGAAGCCTACATTGATGAAATACGCACGACGCTTCCTGAGCTTCCCTATGACAAATACCACAGGTATTTGCATACGTATGCCATTGCTGAAGATATCGCTGCTATTTTAATAAGTGATAAGCATGTTGCTAACTTCTTTGAAGTTGCTACGACGCATTGTAAAAATTATAGAGCACTTTCTAATTGGGTGACTGTAGAGTTTGCAGGGCGCTGTAAAAACTTAGGGAAGAAACTTGCGTTTTCGGGGATTCTTCCTGAGAGTGTTGCTCAGCTTGTCAATTTTATTGATACGGGAGTGATAACAGGAAAAATAGCTAAGGATATTGCTGATATCATGATGGAGTCTCCATCGAAGAGCCCAGAAGATATCCTTAAGGAAAACCCTGAAATGTTACCAATGACAGATGAAAGTGCTCTACTTTCTATTATTCATGAGGTTGTTGGCTCTAACCCACAATCTATAGCAGATTATAAAAGCGGAAAGACTAAAGCTTTAGGATTTTTAGTAGGGCAAATTATGAAGCGTACTCAAGGAAAAGCTCCTCCAAATAGGGTAAATGAGCTCTTAATGGTAGAATTGGAAAAGTAATCATTGAAGATTATATTATTTTTTTGCTATCTTATTGAGTATCTAAGGGAAAACTGCTCTTTTAAGGTGTTCGCACTTTAAAAGAGCTTTTTTATTTTCCAAACTATGATGCAAATTCTCCGGGGAAATTACTTACCCTTCTTTTTCTTCCTCTTAGTTCGGCGCTGTTGTTTAGCGGGCTCTTCTTGATCTGAAGACTCGTCATCACCATGATGGCTTCCCTCTTCTCTATCATGTTCTTCATCATGACGATCTCTAGATCTTGATGATGACACGCCTCCTACTCTTCGTCCTTCTCCCCCTTCATTTGGTAGGGAGATGGTAGATACTGGAGAGGGGGTTCCAAAGGGAACACCTGGGTTTGGCCCTGTCCCCCCTGTGTGTGAGTCTTCAGGGACAGGAGTCGAAGAGGTAAAGGGATTGTAATCTACTTGTGAGGTTGGAGATTCAGCTCTCGCGAAATGTATATCTTCTTCTGAAGAACTTTCAAAGACGTCAGGATTTTCATTCTCTACTTGATTTAAAGCGCGATGTCCTACAACTCCTCGAGATGTAGCGTCTAGTCGTCTGCGTCGAGTATGAACGCGGGCTTCTCGGTCTTCGAGTTCTCTCTTTGCTTCTGCAGAAAGGCTTCTTTTCCTTTGGAAGGAGATCCGTTTTACATCTTCTGCTGAAGGGGTGCCTTCAGGATGTAGAGCTTGATCGGATACTTCAATAATCTTCTTTTGCTCATTGATGATTGACTGTGTTTTAAAGTGCTGGAAAGTCACCTTACTTAAGGAGATTAACGACAGGCCTATGGTCATAAAGCCCATCAGGAACATAGGATTGGCGAAAATTAGAGCGCTTCCTCCTGCTGTGAAGTAGGCAGCAGCTATTAAAGCAGAAGCGATTCCTAAAAGAATAAAAGGTAGAAGAACAGCAGTGATAGTATCGGCGATTTTTTGTGCTCTTGGGGTATTGGCAATATCGGAAATGAGCATTGTCAATCCTAAGGCACCAATAACAAATCCTGGAACTAATCCAAATAGGAGTAATCCTTGTCCTTGAGAAGCAACAAGAACACCGACAATTGTAATAACAGCAACGGCAATAATCGTAACGTCAAAGACATAACGCATTTTCGGATTGCGATCAGGAAGGGATAGGAGCCTTCCGAAGAATCCTTTAGAAGTTGCTTTTATACGACTGCCGATATTTCCCGAGGGTGCTGGCACCTGACTCTTAGAAATAGGTTTTGGTTGCTGACCTAGTGGATCTATAGAATTACTCATCTATATAGCTCTATTTGTTAAAAAATAACCATTTTCACTGAAACTTTCGTTTCAGACTTAGTTACATATATTATAAGACTTGCCCGTCTTTAGTTGGGACAGTTTTATTTCTTTGATACTGTTAACTTTTTGTAAAGATTGCTTCTTTACCTCACCTATCAGTCGGGGTATCTTCTAGAAAAGGAAGAAACAGTAAACTCAAAAAAACTAGGGGTTTTCACTGTTTTCTTGAGGGATTTCAGAAG
This window of the Chlamydia sp. BM-2023 genome carries:
- the gatB gene encoding Asp-tRNA(Asn)/Glu-tRNA(Gln) amidotransferase subunit GatB, with product MSEVYSDWESVIGLEVHVELNTASKLFSGARNRFGDEPNTNISTVCTGLPGSLPVLNKEAVRKAILFGCAVQGEVALLSRFDRKSYFYPDSPRNFQITQFEHPIVRGGHVKAIVQGEERYFELAQAHIEDDAGMLKHFGEFAGVDYNRAGVPLIEIVSKPCMFCSEDAVAYATALVSLLDYIGISDCNMEEGSVRFDVNISVRPKGSDELRNKVEIKNMNSFAFMAQALEAEKCRQVDEYLSNPSKDPKTVIPGATYRWDPEKKKTILMRLKERAEDYKYFIEPDLPVLQLTEAYIDEIRTTLPELPYDKYHRYLHTYAIAEDIAAILISDKHVANFFEVATTHCKNYRALSNWVTVEFAGRCKNLGKKLAFSGILPESVAQLVNFIDTGVITGKIAKDIADIMMESPSKSPEDILKENPEMLPMTDESALLSIIHEVVGSNPQSIADYKSGKTKALGFLVGQIMKRTQGKAPPNRVNELLMVELEK
- the gatA gene encoding Asp-tRNA(Asn)/Glu-tRNA(Gln) amidotransferase subunit GatA, whose translation is MYQKSALELRNALVTGESSATAIVEYFYNRIETEDNRIGAFLSLCKERAYEKAATVDEKLARGEPLGKLAGVPIGIKDNIHISGLPTTCASKMLENYIAPFDATVVRHIEDEDGIILGKLNMDEFAMGSTTQYSAFHPTKNPWNLSCVPGGSSGGSAAAVASRFCPIALGSDTGGSIRQPAAFCGVVGFKPSYGAVSRYGLVAFGSSLDQIGPITTVVEDVALAMDVFSGKDVKDATSQKFFSGSFQNALSLEVPSLVGVPKGFLEGLREDIKENFFESLNVLERQGSRIVDVDLDILEHAVSVYYIVASAEATTNLARFDGIRYGYRSPEAHTMEDVYTISRAEGFGREVMRRILLGNYVLSAERQNVYYKKGTAIRTKIIQAFQKAYEVCDVIAMPVCSCPAFPVGEILDPTSLYLQDIYTVAVNLAYLPAIAVPSGFSREGLPLGFQIIGQQGQDQQVCQVGYSFQEHAGIKKLYPKGSKEIVDGGIK
- the gatC gene encoding Asp-tRNA(Asn)/Glu-tRNA(Gln) amidotransferase subunit GatC, translating into MKQTYVNREEILILAKISALELSEELIQEYETSLNEVIKTMEASISMDVTDVAVEIALSHVINPEDLREDTVTSNFSREEFLVNVPESLGGLVKVPTVIK
- a CDS encoding IncV family inclusion membrane protein; this encodes MSNSIDPLGQQPKPISKSQVPAPSGNIGSRIKATSKGFFGRLLSLPDRNPKMRYVFDVTIIAVAVITIVGVLVASQGQGLLLFGLVPGFVIGALGLTMLISDIANTPRAQKIADTITAVLLPFILLGIASALIAAAYFTAGGSALIFANPMFLMGFMTIGLSLISLSKVTFQHFKTQSIINEQKKIIEVSDQALHPEGTPSAEDVKRISFQRKRSLSAEAKRELEDREARVHTRRRRLDATSRGVVGHRALNQVENENPDVFESSSEEDIHFARAESPTSQVDYNPFTSSTPVPEDSHTGGTGPNPGVPFGTPSPVSTISLPNEGGEGRRVGGVSSSRSRDRHDEEHDREEGSHHGDDESSDQEEPAKQQRRTKRKKKKGK